In one Arachis duranensis cultivar V14167 chromosome 9, aradu.V14167.gnm2.J7QH, whole genome shotgun sequence genomic region, the following are encoded:
- the LOC127741395 gene encoding 30S ribosomal protein S7, chloroplastic gives MSRRGTVEEKTAKSDPIYRNRLVNMLVNRILKHGKKSLAYQIIYRAMKKIQQKTETNPLSVLRQAIRGVTPDIAVKARRVGGSTHQVPIEIGSTHGKALAIRWLLGASRKRPGRNMAFKLSSELVDAAKGSGDAIRKKEETHRMAEANRAFAHFR, from the coding sequence ATGTCACGGCGAGGTACTGTAGAAGAAAAAACCGCAAAATCCGATCCAATTTATCGTAATCGATTAGTTAACATGTTGGTTAACCGTATTCTGAAACACGGAAAAAAATCATTGgcttatcaaattatttatcgAGCTATgaaaaagattcaacaaaagaCAGAAACAAATCCACTATCTGTTTTACGTCAAGCAATACGTGGAGTAACTCCCGATATAGCAGTAAAAGCAAGACGTGTAGGCGGATCTACTCATCAAGTTCCCATTGAAATAGGATCCACACACGGAAAAGCACTTGCCATTCGTTGGTTATTAGGGGCATCCCGAAAACGTCCGGGTCGAAATATGGCTTTCAAATTAAGTTCCGAATTAGTGGATGCTGCAAAAGGGAGTGGCGATGCCATACGCAAAAAGGAAGAGACTCATAGAATGGCAGAGGCAAATAGAGCTTTTGCACATTTTCGTTAA